In Streptomyces sp. P9-A4, the genomic window ATCGCGCTCGGCGCGGACGGACCGGAGCGGCCCGGCCACGCGGGCGCGTCCGGCCGGGCTCCCGGCGGACCGGCGGACGACAGCACGCACGGCGGCGCGCGCGGCGCCCTGCACGGCGGCCCGGCCGACGACCCGTACGAGCGCGGGTACGAGGACCCGTACGCGCGCCCCTACGACACCCCCTACGGCGACGGCTCCCCCGGCCACGCGCGCGCGGGAGACCTCCACGACGGCGGCGCCGGACACGACGACGGCACGCCCCACGACAGGACCGGCCAGCACGGGAGCGACGCGGCCCGGAACCGGGCCCCGTCGGAGGCCGCCGCCCCCTCGTCCTCCCGGGGGAACGGCAAGCGCGGACTCGGCGCGTGGGCCCGGCGTCTGGCGGGCGGGCGCGAGGAGTTCCCGGCCCCCGCCGCCGACGACCGGTCCGCCCCCGACACCCATGCCGGAGCCCGGCACGGTGCGGGCACGCGTACGGGCACGGGCTCGCGTGCCGACGCCCCCCTACCCGTACCGGCGGCCGACACCTGGCCCGACCCGGCCACCGTCCTGCTCACCGCCCTCGGTCCCGGCCCCCGGCTCTGGGAGCGCGGCCGGCACCACCCCGAGGCCCTGGTGGTCCGGCTCGGCACCACGGACCGCGCCGACCTGTCGGGCGTACCGGTCACCGTGGGACTGCGCGAGGCCGGTTCGCTCGGCCTCGCCGGCCCCGCCGACCGGCTCGCCGGGCTCGCCCGGTCCGTCGTCGCCCAGCTCGCCGCCCTGCACTCCCCCGCCGATCTGGAGATCGTGCTGATCAGCGCCGACCGGAACCGCTCGCTGGACGAGCGGCGCCGGGCCTGGGGCTGGCTCGGCTGGCTCCCGCACGTCCGGCCCGCGCACGGCCAGGACGCCCGGCTGCTCCTGGCGTACGACCGCGAGCAGGCCCAGGCCCGTACGGCGGAGCTGACCCGGCGGCTCGACGACGGCCCCCTCGGCCCCGGCTGGCCCAGCGCCGACCGCGCGTCCGTCGCCGAGGCCGCCGCCCGCCACGAGGGCCCGGTCACGGTCGTGGTCGTGGACGGCGACCCCGGTTCGGCGGCGCTCCGCGAGACCGTGGCGCGGCTGGCCGTGGCGGGCGCCGCCGCCGGAATCCACCTCCTGTGCCTCGCCGAGGCGCCCTCGGCCTCCCCGGTGTCCCCGGTCGCGGCCACGTACGAGACGGCCTGCGCCTCCTCCCTCGCCTTCCGCGAGTGCGGGGCCGCCGCGCTGCTCAGCGGTGACGTGGCGACGGCGCTGCGCCTGCTCAGGACCTCCGGCGGGCGGGTCGCGGGCCACGGCACCGTCGGTGTGGTCGACGCGGTGTCCGTCGCCTGGGCCGACCGGTTCGGCCGCGCGCTGGCCCCGCTGCGCACGGACGCGGCGGCGGCGCCCGGTGCCCGCGCCTCCGCGCTGCCGCCCAAGGCCCGGCTCCTCGACGAACTCGGGCTCGCCCGCGCCACCCCCGCCTCCCTGATGGCGCGCTGGGCCTCCGCCGGTGACGGCACGGTCGTCCTGGGCGCGGGCCCCCGGGGGCCGCTCGCCGTGGACCTCACCCAGGAGGGCCCGCACCTGCTGATCGAGGGCCCCGCGGGCAGCGGACGCACGGAACTGCTCCGGTCGATCGCCGCGTCCCTCGCGGCCGGCGGCCGGCCCGACCGGCTCGGCCTGCTCCTGGTGGACGGGGCGGGCGGCGAGCGCGGCGAAGGACTCGCGGCCTGTACGGAACTGCCGCACGTCACCGAGCATCTGATCGCCTCGGACCCGGTGCGGATGCGGGAGTTCGCACAGGCGCTCGGCGCGGAGCTGAAGCGCCGGGCGGAGCTGCTGGGTGACGGTCACTTCGCCGACCGCAGGGGTACGCGCGCGGCGCCCGCCGCCACGGACCGGCTGATCGGCCAGCGGACCCCGAGCGCGGCGGAGTCGGTCCCGAGGGGCGCGCGTGCGACGGCCCGCGTCCCGGAGCCGGAGGACCCGAGCCGCCGGACGCCGTATCCCACGGACATCGACGGCCGGGGCAGCAGCCGGACGCCGTACCCGACCGACATCGACGGCCGGGGCAGCAGCCGCACCCCGTACCCGACCGACATCGACGGCCGGGCGAGCGGCCGGACCCCGTACCCGGGTGATCTGACCGACCGCCCGAGCAGCCGCACGCTCCGTACCGGCGACGGCACGATCGGCGCGCTGCCCAGTTCGAGGAGCGGCCGGAGCCCGTACCCCGGCGCGGACGACCCGGGCGGACGCCCGAGCGGCCGGATCACGTACTCGTCCTCCGACGACGTCCGGGGCCGCGCCAGTGGCCGCACCCTCCGCACGAACGACGACGACCTCGGCAGCCACCCGAGCGGGCGCGTGCCCCGGACCGGCGCGGACGACCTCACGGGCCCGCCGAGTGCCCGTAGCGCCTACCCGGGCGCGGGCGACATCGGCGGCCGGCCGAGCGGCCGGGTCTCCCGGACCGGTGCGGACGACCTCACGGGGCCGCCCGGCGGACGTACTCCCTACCCCGGCGCGGGCGACCTCACCGACCACCCCAGTGGCCGCGTGCCCCGGGCCGTGGACGGTGCGGCGGACGAGCGGTCCGGTGCCCGGACCCGTTCGGGAGGCGGTGACGCCTACCTCGCGGACACGCCCAGCGGACGGCTGCCGCGCAGGGACGGCGGCCTGGACGACCGCCCGAGCAGCCGCACCTACCGGACCGGCGAAGGCGACCTCGGCGACCGCCCGAGCGGTCGTGTCCCCCGGACCGGCGACGGTGACCTCGGTGACCGTCCCGGCAGCCGCACCCTCCGGTTCGGCGACGGCGGTCGCGGCGCCCGGTCCACGGGTGACGAGTCCGGGGTGCGGATTCCCGCGCCCGCCCACGGCGATTCGGCTCCCGCCAGGGCCGCCGCGGCGCCCGGCCACCTCCCCCGCCTCATCGTGCTCGTCGACGACTTCGACGCGCTCGTCGCGCCCGCGCTCGGCGCCCCCGGCCGGCCCGCCGCCGGTTCGGTCGTACGGGCGCTGGAAGCCGTCGCCCGGAACGGCGAGCGGCTCGGGGTGCACCTCGTCGCGACCTCGGCCCGCCCGGACCGCACCTCCGACACCGAACTGGCCCACGGGGCCCGGCTGCGCATCGTGCTCGACGCGCCCCCGGCGACCGCGGGCCCGGACGTCCCCGCGCCCGGCCGCGGGCGCCTCGGGCATCCGGACGGCCGGCTGACCCCCTTCCAGGGCGGTCGTGTCACCGGCCGGATCCCCCGGACGGCGACGCTCCGGCCGACGGTCGTCCCGCTGGAGTGGGAGCGGATGGGCGATCCGCCGACCCGCCGCCCGGTCCGTGAGCTGGGCAACGGGCCGACGGATCTGGCCCTCCTGGCGAGCGCGCTCGACCGGGCCGCCCGCTCGGTGGAGGCGACGCCCGTGCCGCCGCTCACCCCCGCCACCCACGCCTGACGGAACAACGCCACACGCGCCGTTTCAGCTCCACCAACCCCACCACCCCCACCTGACACAACGTCACGAGGGCGTCACGATGACCCACTTGACACGGAAGGCGGTATTGCGGGGCCCGCCACCCCGGCGTAGACCTGTCGCACGGGACAGCGACGCGCACGGTAGAGACGGGGCAGCGATGCGTACAACTCTTCGCCCACGCAAAACCGCAGTGACCCTCACTGCGTTCACGGCACTGGCCGCACTCGCCCTGGCGGGCTGCGGCGGCGACACCTCCAAGGACCCGGAATCCGGACCCGACCGCACCCTCCCCCTCAAGGGCGAGAAGATCGAGGTCGCCGCCGTCTGGACGGGCCCCGAGCAGGAGAACTTCACCAAGGTCCTCAAGGAGTTCGAGAAGCGCACGGGCGCGACGGTCACGTTCGTGCCCGCGCAGGACCCGATCGTGAACTTCCTGGGGACGAAGATCGCGGGCGGCGCACCGCCGGACGTGGCGATGCTCCCGCAGGTGGGCGCGATCCAGCAGGCCGCCGCGCAGAAGTGGCTCAAGCCGGTCGGCCCGGAGGCCAAGGCGGCTCTGGCCGCGAACTACTCGCGCGGCTGGCAGGAGCTCGGCGCGGTCGACGGCACCCAGTACGGGGTCTACTTCAAGGCCGCCAACAAGTCCCTGGTCTGGTACAACTCCGCCGTCTTCGACAACGCGGGCGCCACCGAGCCGAAGACCTGGAAGGAGTTCCTCGGCACCGCCGAGACGATCTCCGCCTCCGGCGTCACCCCGGTCTCGGTGGGCGGCGCGGACGGCTGGACCCTCACCGACTGGTTCGAGAACGTCTACCTCTCGCAGGCGGGCCCGGCGAAGTACGACCAGCTCGCGAAGCACACGATCAAGTGGACGGACCCGTCCGTCACCGCGGCCCTGACGACACTGGCCGAGCTCTTCGGCAAGCCTGCGCTGATCGCGGGCGGTACGAACGGCGCCCTGCAGACCGAGTACCCGGTCTCGGTCACCCAGACCTTCACGGGCGGCGACCAGCCCAAGGGGGCGATGGTCTTCGAGGGCGACTTCGCCGCCGTCAACATCGCCCAGACGAAGGCGAAGATCGGTACGGACGCCAAGGTCTTCCCCTTCCCGAAGGTCGGCGACGGCGGCACCTCCCCCGTCGTGACGGCGGGCGACGCGGCCGTGGCGCTGAAGGACACCAAGGGCGCGCAGGCGCTGCTCGCCTTCCTCGCCTCCCCGGATGCGGCGAAGATCTGGGCGGCCGAGGGCGGGTTCCTCTCCCCCAACAAGAACCTGGACCCGGCGGCGTACCCGAACGACGTCCAGCGCGAGATCGCGAAGGCGCTCCTCGACTCCGGCGACGCCTTCCGCTTCGACATGTCGGACCAGATGCCGCAGTCCTTCGGCGGGACGCCGGGCAAGGGCGAGTGGAAGGCGCTCCAGGACTTCCTCAAGAACCCGAAGGACATCGCCGGGACACAGGCGCGCTTGGAGCAGGACGCGGAGAAGGCGTACCGGGCCGCGGCGAAGGGCTGAGGTCCCGGCATGCCGAAAACGGCCCGCGTCCGTGGCAACGGCAGGAACAGCACCCGTGGCAACAGCGCGCGCGGCAACAGCGTCCGTGGCAACGGCAGGAGCAGGACGGTCGCGGTGGGGTTCCTGCTCCCCGCCCTGCTCCTGCTCGGCGCGCTGGTCGTCTACCCCATCGGGTACTCCGTCCAGCGCTCGCTCTTCGACCGCTCGGGTGACGGCTTCGTCGGCCTGGACAACTACCTCTCGCTCGTCACCGACGACTCCCTGCGCACCGCCGTCCGCAACAACCTGATCTGGCTGGTCGTCGCCCCGGCGGTGGCGACGGCCCTCGGGCTGATCTTCGCCGTGCTCACCGAACGGGTGCGCTGGGGCACGGCGTTCAAGCTGGTCGTCTTCATGCCGATGGCGATCTCGATGCTGGCCGCCGGGATCATCTTCCGGCTGGTGTACGAGCAGGACCCGGACCGGGGGGTCGCCAACGCCGTGTGGGTCGGGGTCCACGACACCTTCGCCGAGTCCTCGGGCTTCCCCCGCGCCCGGCCGCTGCCGGTGCATCCGTTGAAGGCCACCGGGGACGGCGCCTTCGTCACCAAGGTGCCGGTGCGCGCCGGGGAGCCCGTACGGCTGCCGCTGATCGGGGTGGCTCCGGGGCAGATGCCGGAGGAGGCCCGCCCGGCCCGGGAGGGGGCGTCCGCCGCGGGCACCGTCTCCGGGACGGCCTGGCTGGACTTCACCCGGGGCGGCGGCGGCCGGCCGAACGCCATCGACGCCGCCGAACTGGGCCTCGCGGGCCTGCGGATCGAGGCCGTACGGGACGGCGAGGTGGTCGCCCGGACCACGGCGGCGGCCGACGGCACGTTCAGTCTGCCCGCCGACCGCGCGGACGGGGCCGTGCTCCGGCTGCCGGCGAGCAACTTCCGGGAGCAGTACGACGGGGTGGAGTGGCTGGGTCCCGACTTTGTCACCCCGGCGGTCATCGGGGCGTACGTGTGGATGTGGGCCGGGTTCGCGATGGTGCTGATCGGCGCCGGTCTGGCCGCCGTGCCGCGCGAGCTGCTGGAAGCGGCGCGGGTGGACGGGGCGAACGAGTGGCAGGTGTTCCGCCGGATCACCGTGCCGCTGCTCGCGCCGGTCCTGGTGGTCGTCCTCGTCACGCTGATGATCAACGTCCTCAAGGTCTTCGACCTGGTCTTCGTCATCGCGCCCGGCTCGGCCCTGGACGACGCGAACGTGCTCGCGCTCCAGCTGTACCGCTCGTCCTTCGGCACGGACGCCGACCTCGGCGTCGGCTCGGCCATCGCCGTCGTCCTGCTCCTCCTCGTCCTGCCGGTCATGGCGGTCAACATCCGCCGCATCCGAAGGGAGAACCGCCGGTGAGGCCGTCGCTCGTCGCCCGGATCGCCGCCCGCACCGCCGGTGGCGCGGTCCGTGTGTTCCTCCTCCTGGCCGGGCTGTTCTGGCTGCTGCCGACGGTGGGGCTGCTGCTCTCCTCGCTCCGCTCGCCCTCGGACATCGCGGCGAGCGGCTGGTGGCGGGTGTTCACCGCCCCCGCCGAGCTGACCACCGAGAACTACGGCCGGCTGCTCGCGAACGAGACGATCACCGGGTCCCTCCTGTCGACCGTGCTGATCACGGTCCCGGCGACGCTGCTGGTGCTCGCCCTCGGCTCGTTCGCGGGGTACGCGTTCGCGTGGCTGGAGTTCCCTGGGCGGGACTGGTGGTTCCTGGGTGTGGTGGCCCTGCTGGTGGTCCCGGTGCAGGTGGCGCTGGTCCCGGTGTCGAAGCTCTTCGGCGCGGTCGGGCTGTTCGAGACGACGCTCGGGGTGGTGCTCTTCCACACGGCCTTCGGGCTGCCGTTCGCGATCTTCCTGCTGCGGAACTTCTTCGCGGAGATCCCCCGCGAACTCCTTGAGGCGGCGCGGCTCGACGGGGCGGGCGAGGTGAAGCTCTTCACCCGGGTGGTGCTGCCGCTGGGCGGTCCGGCCATCGCCTCGCTGGGGATCTTCCAGTTCCTGTGGGTGTGGAACGACATGCTGATCGCGCTGATCTTCGCGGACTCGCAGTCGCCGCCGATCACGGTGGCGCTCCAGCAGCAGGTACGGCAGTTCGGCAACAACGTGGACGTGCTGGCACCGGGGGCGTTCGTGTCGATGGTGGTGCCGCTGGTGGTCTTCTTCGCGTTCCAGCGCCAGTTCACGACGGGCGTGATGGCGGGCGCGGTGAAGTAGGCCGCGGACCGGCCGGGCTTACGGGTACGGCGCCGGGCCTACGGGTACGGCGCCGGCCTTCCGGGTACGGCGCCGGCCTTCCGGGTACGGCGCCGGCGCCGGGCTTACGGGCGCGGCGCCGACCACGCCTACGCGCGCAGCGCCGCCACCGCCGAGCGCGCCAGGTCGTCCGCGTACCCCGGCGGCAGCGGCGTACGGACGACGACGAGCCGCCAGTAGAGGGGGCCGACGATCAGGTCGAGGGCGCGGGCGGGGTCGGCGCCCTCGGGGAGTTCGCCGCGGCCGACGGCCTCGCGGACGATGCCGGTGACCACGCCCTGCTGGCCGTCGAGCAGCGTGGACTTCACGGTCTCGGCGATCTCGGGGTGCCGGGCGGCCTCGACGAGCAGGTCGGGGATGACCTGCGAGGCGACCGGGTGGCGCAGGGCGTGCATGGCCACTTCGAGGAGGGCGCGCACATCCCCGTACAGCGACCCGGTGGCGGGCGCCGGCAGGCCCTGGGCGGCGAAGGCGCCGACGAGGTCGAGGACGAGGGAGAGCTTGGACTTCCAGCGCCGGTAGACGGCGGTCTTGCCGACTCCGGCGCGGCGCGCGATGCCCTCGATGGACATCCGGGCGAAGCCGACGGCCGCGAGCTCCTCGAAGACGGCGGCGCGGATGGCCTCGGTCACGTCCTCGCGGAGTACGGCGGCTCCGGCGGGGGCGCGGCGGGGGGTCGGATCGGTCATGAGGGCATCCTAGCCAACCGCGACGCCTCGATACCGTTACGACGATACGGTTGCGTTCCGGCGTGGACCCGCCCTACTCTCCCCGTAGCGACGATACGGACCCGTCCCATCGTCACACCTGAGCAGCACGCACCACGCGTCACGCGTCACGCACCACGCACCACGCACCACACCTCGCATCCCACGCGTCACGCACCACACCCCACGCCTCACCGGAAGCGCCCCGCCCCCTCGCCGAAAGCGCCCGCCCGTGACCACCACCCTCGCCCCACCCCCACCTCAGGCCCCCGCCGAGGACCTGCGCGCACTCGCCCTGCGCCACGGCCTCACGGTCAGCGGGGCCCGCCCCTCGCTCCCCGCCTACGTCCGGCAGCTCTGGTCCCGCCGCGACTTCATCACCGCCTTCGCGACCGCCCGCCTGACCGCCCAGTACAGCCAGGCGCGCCTCGGCCAGGTCTGGCAGGTGATGACCCCGCTCCTCAACGCGGCCGTCTACTACGCGATCTTCGGCGTCCTGATGAACGCCAAGCACGGCGTCCCCGACTACGTGCCCTTCCTGATCACCGGCATCTTCGTGTGGACGTTCACCTCCGACACGGTCATGGCCGGCACCCGCGCGATCAGCGGCAACCTGGGCCTGGTCCGCGCCCTGCACTTCCCGCGCGCCGGCCTGCCGATCTCGCTCGCGCTCCAGCAGCTCCAGCAGCTGCTGCTCTCGCTGTCCGCGCTGGTCGTGATCCTGTTCTGCTTCGGCGAGTTCCCCACCTGGAGCTGGCTGCTCGCCGTCCCCGCGCTCCTGTGCCAGGCGCTGTTCAACACGGGCGTGGCGCTCGTGCTCGCCCGGCTCGCGGCCCGCACCCCGGACATCACCCAGCTGATGCCGTTCGTGCTCCGCACCTGGATGTACGCCTCCGGGGCCATGTGGTCGATCCAGAACCTGGCGGTCGGCGGGCGCTTCCCGGAGGGCGTGGTGCTGGCCCTCCAGTGCAACCCGGCGGCCGTCTACATCGACCTGATGCGCTTCGCGCTGATCGGGAGCTACACGGCGGCGCAGCTCCCGCCGCACGTCTGGGCGCTCGCCGTCGGCTGGGCCCTGCTGGCCTTCGCGGGCGGTTTCATCTGGTTCTGGAAGGCGGAGGAGACGTACGGCCGTGGCTGACACCCGAGGAACACCGACCGTGGTGGTCGACGACGTCCACATCACGTACACCGTCAACGGCGGCCACTCCGGTGGCCGGGGCGCCGCGACGGCCGCGCTGAGCCGCATCCTGCGTCGCGGCGGAGCGGCTCCGGCCGCGCGCCGGGTCCACGCCGTGAAGGGGGTCGGCTTCGTCGCGTACCGGGGCGAGGCGATTGGCCTGATCGGTTCGAACGGATCTGGGAAATCCACCCTCCTGAAGGCCGTCGCGGGCCTCCAGCCTGTCGAGCGGGGCCGGATCTACACCCAGGGGCAGCCCTCGCTGCTCGGTGTCAACGCGGCCCTGATGAACGATCTGACGGGTGAGCGGAACGTGATCCTGGGCGGCCTCGCGATGGGCATGAGCCGCGCGGAGGTCCGGGAGCGCTACGACGGGATCGTGGACTTCTCGGGCATCAACGAGAAGGACGACGCGATCTCCCGCCCGATGCGGACGTACTCCTCCGGGATGGGCGCCCGGCTGCGCTTCTCGATCGCCGCCGCGAAGAGCCATGACGTGCTGCTCATCGACGAGGCCCTGTCGACCGGCGACGCGCGTTTCCGCCGCCGCAGCCAGGCGCGGATCGACGAGCTGCGGGCGGAGGCGGGCACGGTCTTCCTGGTCAGCCACTCGAACTCGACGATCACGGAGACCTGCGAGCGGGCGCTGTGGCTGGAGGCCGGCACGCTGCGGATGGACGGCCCGGCGAAGGAGGTGGTGGCGGCGTACGAGGAGTTCACCGCCGGTCCCGGCCCGAGGACAAGCGCCGGGCCGGACCCGAAGACAACGAACAAATAGGGCATTGCGGGCTAAAGTGCGGAGGGATGACGAACGATCACCCTCAGTCGCCGCGCCGGACCGGGACGGAGCCCCCCTCCCTCACCGGGTCCCCCTTCGACTCGGACACCTTCACCTCCGCGACCTTCGTCACGGTCGGCAGCGGCCCGCGCCTGGCCCTCGCCGCCGTCTGGCTGCTGACCCGCGTCGGCATGGTCCTGCTGCTGCTCCGCGACAACCTCGGCATCGGCGGGGTCGGCCGCGAGGTGGCCCTCTACCAGCACTGGTACGGGCAGTTCGCCCAGGGCACCTTCCCGCCCGGCGACGTCACCTGGCAGTACCCGCCGGGCGCCGGGCTGGTGATCATGTCCCCGGGCCTGCTGCCCTGGCTGACCTACTTC contains:
- a CDS encoding ABC transporter substrate-binding protein, which encodes MRTTLRPRKTAVTLTAFTALAALALAGCGGDTSKDPESGPDRTLPLKGEKIEVAAVWTGPEQENFTKVLKEFEKRTGATVTFVPAQDPIVNFLGTKIAGGAPPDVAMLPQVGAIQQAAAQKWLKPVGPEAKAALAANYSRGWQELGAVDGTQYGVYFKAANKSLVWYNSAVFDNAGATEPKTWKEFLGTAETISASGVTPVSVGGADGWTLTDWFENVYLSQAGPAKYDQLAKHTIKWTDPSVTAALTTLAELFGKPALIAGGTNGALQTEYPVSVTQTFTGGDQPKGAMVFEGDFAAVNIAQTKAKIGTDAKVFPFPKVGDGGTSPVVTAGDAAVALKDTKGAQALLAFLASPDAAKIWAAEGGFLSPNKNLDPAAYPNDVQREIAKALLDSGDAFRFDMSDQMPQSFGGTPGKGEWKALQDFLKNPKDIAGTQARLEQDAEKAYRAAAKG
- a CDS encoding ABC transporter ATP-binding protein — its product is MADTRGTPTVVVDDVHITYTVNGGHSGGRGAATAALSRILRRGGAAPAARRVHAVKGVGFVAYRGEAIGLIGSNGSGKSTLLKAVAGLQPVERGRIYTQGQPSLLGVNAALMNDLTGERNVILGGLAMGMSRAEVRERYDGIVDFSGINEKDDAISRPMRTYSSGMGARLRFSIAAAKSHDVLLIDEALSTGDARFRRRSQARIDELRAEAGTVFLVSHSNSTITETCERALWLEAGTLRMDGPAKEVVAAYEEFTAGPGPRTSAGPDPKTTNK
- a CDS encoding FHA domain-containing protein, yielding MQIRLTVLAPYAGHGAGRACDVLVTAPAGTALSAVASNLAAAVTGPDTSASGTTVLYAGAERLDNRRCVLGEPPLVDGAVLSLQVPGPDERVRETASARLHVVAGPDAGGVHLLHGGPIRIGRSIDADVPLDDPDVSRAHCTVTVGEDGRVTVADRGSTNGTTLDGVPVGERPVRFRPGALLRLGESALRLTGPGDGLDGTDARATAPDGEGHLRIALGADGPERPGHAGASGRAPGGPADDSTHGGARGALHGGPADDPYERGYEDPYARPYDTPYGDGSPGHARAGDLHDGGAGHDDGTPHDRTGQHGSDAARNRAPSEAAAPSSSRGNGKRGLGAWARRLAGGREEFPAPAADDRSAPDTHAGARHGAGTRTGTGSRADAPLPVPAADTWPDPATVLLTALGPGPRLWERGRHHPEALVVRLGTTDRADLSGVPVTVGLREAGSLGLAGPADRLAGLARSVVAQLAALHSPADLEIVLISADRNRSLDERRRAWGWLGWLPHVRPAHGQDARLLLAYDREQAQARTAELTRRLDDGPLGPGWPSADRASVAEAAARHEGPVTVVVVDGDPGSAALRETVARLAVAGAAAGIHLLCLAEAPSASPVSPVAATYETACASSLAFRECGAAALLSGDVATALRLLRTSGGRVAGHGTVGVVDAVSVAWADRFGRALAPLRTDAAAAPGARASALPPKARLLDELGLARATPASLMARWASAGDGTVVLGAGPRGPLAVDLTQEGPHLLIEGPAGSGRTELLRSIAASLAAGGRPDRLGLLLVDGAGGERGEGLAACTELPHVTEHLIASDPVRMREFAQALGAELKRRAELLGDGHFADRRGTRAAPAATDRLIGQRTPSAAESVPRGARATARVPEPEDPSRRTPYPTDIDGRGSSRTPYPTDIDGRGSSRTPYPTDIDGRASGRTPYPGDLTDRPSSRTLRTGDGTIGALPSSRSGRSPYPGADDPGGRPSGRITYSSSDDVRGRASGRTLRTNDDDLGSHPSGRVPRTGADDLTGPPSARSAYPGAGDIGGRPSGRVSRTGADDLTGPPGGRTPYPGAGDLTDHPSGRVPRAVDGAADERSGARTRSGGGDAYLADTPSGRLPRRDGGLDDRPSSRTYRTGEGDLGDRPSGRVPRTGDGDLGDRPGSRTLRFGDGGRGARSTGDESGVRIPAPAHGDSAPARAAAAPGHLPRLIVLVDDFDALVAPALGAPGRPAAGSVVRALEAVARNGERLGVHLVATSARPDRTSDTELAHGARLRIVLDAPPATAGPDVPAPGRGRLGHPDGRLTPFQGGRVTGRIPRTATLRPTVVPLEWERMGDPPTRRPVRELGNGPTDLALLASALDRAARSVEATPVPPLTPATHA
- a CDS encoding carbohydrate ABC transporter permease translates to MPKTARVRGNGRNSTRGNSARGNSVRGNGRSRTVAVGFLLPALLLLGALVVYPIGYSVQRSLFDRSGDGFVGLDNYLSLVTDDSLRTAVRNNLIWLVVAPAVATALGLIFAVLTERVRWGTAFKLVVFMPMAISMLAAGIIFRLVYEQDPDRGVANAVWVGVHDTFAESSGFPRARPLPVHPLKATGDGAFVTKVPVRAGEPVRLPLIGVAPGQMPEEARPAREGASAAGTVSGTAWLDFTRGGGGRPNAIDAAELGLAGLRIEAVRDGEVVARTTAAADGTFSLPADRADGAVLRLPASNFREQYDGVEWLGPDFVTPAVIGAYVWMWAGFAMVLIGAGLAAVPRELLEAARVDGANEWQVFRRITVPLLAPVLVVVLVTLMINVLKVFDLVFVIAPGSALDDANVLALQLYRSSFGTDADLGVGSAIAVVLLLLVLPVMAVNIRRIRRENRR
- a CDS encoding carbohydrate ABC transporter permease, with the translated sequence MRPSLVARIAARTAGGAVRVFLLLAGLFWLLPTVGLLLSSLRSPSDIAASGWWRVFTAPAELTTENYGRLLANETITGSLLSTVLITVPATLLVLALGSFAGYAFAWLEFPGRDWWFLGVVALLVVPVQVALVPVSKLFGAVGLFETTLGVVLFHTAFGLPFAIFLLRNFFAEIPRELLEAARLDGAGEVKLFTRVVLPLGGPAIASLGIFQFLWVWNDMLIALIFADSQSPPITVALQQQVRQFGNNVDVLAPGAFVSMVVPLVVFFAFQRQFTTGVMAGAVK
- a CDS encoding ABC transporter permease — protein: MTTTLAPPPPQAPAEDLRALALRHGLTVSGARPSLPAYVRQLWSRRDFITAFATARLTAQYSQARLGQVWQVMTPLLNAAVYYAIFGVLMNAKHGVPDYVPFLITGIFVWTFTSDTVMAGTRAISGNLGLVRALHFPRAGLPISLALQQLQQLLLSLSALVVILFCFGEFPTWSWLLAVPALLCQALFNTGVALVLARLAARTPDITQLMPFVLRTWMYASGAMWSIQNLAVGGRFPEGVVLALQCNPAAVYIDLMRFALIGSYTAAQLPPHVWALAVGWALLAFAGGFIWFWKAEETYGRG
- a CDS encoding TetR/AcrR family transcriptional regulator, with protein sequence MTDPTPRRAPAGAAVLREDVTEAIRAAVFEELAAVGFARMSIEGIARRAGVGKTAVYRRWKSKLSLVLDLVGAFAAQGLPAPATGSLYGDVRALLEVAMHALRHPVASQVIPDLLVEAARHPEIAETVKSTLLDGQQGVVTGIVREAVGRGELPEGADPARALDLIVGPLYWRLVVVRTPLPPGYADDLARSAVAALRA